The following proteins are encoded in a genomic region of Coffea eugenioides isolate CCC68of chromosome 6, Ceug_1.0, whole genome shotgun sequence:
- the LOC113773586 gene encoding 28 kDa heat- and acid-stable phosphoprotein-like, translating into CLQEEAEVEEDVRSEEESEEESEDEEKRKGTQGVIQIENPNLAKPKNVKARDIDMEKTTELSRREREEIERQKAHERYMKLQEQGKTEQARKDLERLALIRQQRAEAAKKREEEKAAKEQKKVEARK; encoded by the exons TGCCTTCAGGAAGAAGCTGAAGTGGAAGAAGATGTGAGATCAGAGGAAGAGTCTGAAGAGGAATCTGAGGATGAG GAGAAGCGTAAAGGCACCCAGGGTGTTATTCAGATTGAGAATCCCAATTTGGCTAAGCCAAAAAATGTGAAAGCTAGAGACATTGAT ATGGAGAAAACAACTGAACTTTCACGTCGTGAAAG AGAGGAGATAGAAAGACAGAAAGCCCATGAAAGgtatatgaagcttcaagaacaGGGGAAAACAGAACAAGCGAGGAAAGATTTAG AACGCTTAGCCCTTATAAGGCAACAAAGAGCAGAGGCTGCTAAAAAACGTGAAGAGGAGAAAGCTG CCAAAGAGCAGAAGAAGGTGGAAGCTCGCAAATGA